In Paenibacillus sp. G2S3, a single window of DNA contains:
- a CDS encoding NUDIX domain-containing protein codes for MHNEILTIFDEAGNRTGTAPREEVHRLGHWHETFHCWFISKDQEIPYIYLQLRSEQKQDYAGLLDITAAGHLLANETVEDGIREVQEELGLELTFKDLIPLGTIPYSMKKENLIDNERAHVFVYNNPYRLEDFQLQQEEVAGIVKATFSDFRRFWQGEIHSLQVNGFQIDTHGHRITIEQDVDKTHFVPHEVGYYTRIIEGIEAIFLKSPVVTEDK; via the coding sequence ATGCATAATGAGATACTTACTATTTTTGATGAAGCAGGCAATCGGACGGGTACGGCTCCACGGGAAGAGGTACATCGGTTAGGACATTGGCACGAGACTTTCCACTGCTGGTTTATTAGCAAAGACCAGGAAATACCCTATATCTATTTACAGCTTCGCAGTGAACAGAAACAAGACTATGCGGGACTACTAGACATCACGGCTGCCGGACATTTGCTAGCAAATGAAACTGTTGAAGATGGAATACGCGAGGTTCAAGAAGAATTGGGACTGGAGCTAACTTTTAAAGACCTGATTCCGTTAGGAACAATTCCTTACAGTATGAAAAAAGAAAACCTTATCGATAATGAACGAGCTCATGTCTTTGTTTATAACAATCCTTATCGTCTAGAAGATTTCCAATTACAACAAGAAGAGGTCGCCGGCATTGTCAAAGCTACGTTCTCTGATTTCCGCAGATTTTGGCAGGGAGAAATACATAGTCTACAAGTCAACGGTTTTCAAATCGATACGCATGGACATAGAATTACCATTGAGCAGGATGTAGACAAGACCCATTTTGTACCCCATGAAGTGGGTTATTATACTCGTATTATCGAGGGTATCGAAGCTATATTTCTAAAATCACCAGTAGTAACGGAGGACAAATGA
- a CDS encoding GNAT family N-acetyltransferase, with protein MIIDQRTFTVKGIHYTIRSAITTDAMILSKLRVQIDGETENLDREPGEAFIDEIGFQQLIQSDSEEPRNLFLVAVVEDRIVGFSRCEGNHLKRFSHKVEFGVCVLQDYWGYGIGNNFLTESITWADANGIQKITLNVLETNDKAITLYQKLGFEIEGILKNDKILSDGKFYNTIIMGRFMD; from the coding sequence ATGATTATTGATCAACGAACATTTACCGTGAAAGGCATCCATTACACCATAAGATCTGCAATCACTACGGATGCTATGATATTGTCCAAATTAAGAGTACAAATTGATGGTGAGACCGAGAATTTAGACAGAGAACCAGGGGAGGCTTTTATAGACGAAATAGGGTTTCAGCAGCTTATTCAATCAGATTCTGAGGAACCAAGAAATTTGTTTCTAGTCGCAGTAGTTGAAGATCGAATCGTTGGGTTCTCTCGATGCGAAGGCAATCATTTAAAAAGATTCTCTCATAAAGTAGAATTTGGAGTATGTGTGCTACAGGATTATTGGGGATATGGAATCGGAAACAATTTTCTAACAGAATCGATAACATGGGCCGACGCTAACGGTATCCAAAAAATCACTTTAAATGTCCTAGAAACGAACGACAAAGCTATCACCCTTTATCAGAAGCTTGGCTTTGAGATCGAGGGAATATTAAAGAATGATAAGATCCTTTCGGACGGGAAATTCTATAACACGATTATAATGGGACGATTTATGGATTGA
- a CDS encoding beta-galactosidase has translation MIKKHSPISSKAPVMLHGADYNPEQWLKYPEILREDIRLMKLANCNVMSVGIFSWVSLEPEEGVFTFDWLDGVLDSFAENGIYAFLATPSGARPAWMSDKYPEVLRVERNRVHNLHGFRHNHCFTSPVYWEKTAILNAKLAERYSQHPAVIGWHISNEFSGECHCDLCQNAFRDWLKVKYNNSLDEVNHAWWATFWSHTYTSWTQIESPAPHGETQVHGLNLDWRRFVSERTINFCQHEINTVRPYNPALPITTNMHMIDGIDYRELAKILDVVSWDAYPEWHYTEDGDDARLAAWTAMHYDLMRSFKKKPFLLMESTPSLTNWQSVSKLKRPGMHKLSSLQAVAHGSDSVQYFQWRKSRGSSEKFHGAVVDHSGHSETRVFKDVTEVGKTLAGMTEVVGTSTPAKTAIIFDWDNRWAIKDAQGIRNSGLRYEETVLQHYRALWELGIPVDMVGSGDDLSAYKLVIAPMLYLISEENGKRIEKFVEQGGTFLATYWSGVVNETDLCHLGGFPGPLRRTLGIWAEETEGLHSRDLNGVVMQASNALNLSGDYDAHEIAELIHLEGAEALGTYRSDFYAGRPALTVNRFGEGNAYHLATRVKDASFYVELYAAITAKAGITRALDSELPAGVTAQLRTDGESDYIFVQNYSGSPQTVQLDGADYTDLSSGTAAPAVLNLAVNDLAMLKRKSLV, from the coding sequence ATGATTAAAAAACATTCCCCGATTAGCAGCAAAGCTCCAGTGATGCTGCACGGTGCCGATTATAATCCTGAGCAATGGCTGAAGTACCCAGAAATTTTGCGTGAGGATATTCGTCTGATGAAGCTTGCGAATTGCAATGTGATGTCTGTCGGAATTTTTTCTTGGGTATCCCTAGAGCCTGAAGAGGGCGTGTTCACTTTCGATTGGCTCGATGGTGTCCTGGATTCTTTTGCAGAGAATGGGATTTATGCTTTCCTGGCAACCCCTAGTGGAGCAAGACCAGCTTGGATGTCAGATAAGTATCCAGAAGTTCTAAGAGTGGAGCGTAATCGTGTTCACAATTTACATGGCTTCCGTCATAATCACTGCTTCACCTCGCCTGTGTATTGGGAGAAGACTGCAATTTTAAATGCGAAGCTGGCAGAACGTTATAGCCAGCATCCTGCGGTTATCGGTTGGCATATTTCGAATGAGTTCAGTGGCGAGTGTCACTGTGATCTTTGTCAGAATGCTTTTAGAGATTGGTTAAAGGTCAAATACAATAACAGTCTGGATGAGGTGAATCATGCTTGGTGGGCTACTTTTTGGAGTCATACCTACACTTCATGGACACAGATTGAATCCCCGGCCCCACATGGAGAGACACAAGTACACGGCTTGAACCTCGACTGGCGGCGGTTTGTCAGCGAACGGACGATTAACTTCTGTCAGCATGAGATAAATACTGTTCGCCCTTACAATCCAGCGTTGCCAATTACGACGAATATGCATATGATCGATGGCATTGATTACCGCGAACTGGCCAAAATTCTGGATGTTGTCTCATGGGATGCTTATCCAGAATGGCATTATACCGAAGATGGTGACGATGCTAGACTGGCAGCATGGACGGCGATGCACTACGATTTAATGCGTTCTTTTAAAAAGAAACCATTCCTGCTCATGGAAAGCACGCCATCTCTTACGAACTGGCAATCGGTTAGTAAGCTGAAGCGTCCTGGCATGCACAAGCTGTCTTCGCTTCAAGCGGTAGCACATGGTTCTGATTCTGTACAATATTTCCAATGGCGTAAAAGCCGGGGCTCTAGTGAGAAGTTCCACGGTGCAGTTGTTGACCATAGCGGCCACTCCGAGACTCGTGTATTTAAAGATGTAACAGAGGTAGGTAAGACACTGGCCGGAATGACAGAAGTAGTAGGTACATCAACTCCAGCAAAAACAGCGATTATTTTTGATTGGGACAACCGCTGGGCGATAAAGGATGCACAAGGCATTCGTAATTCCGGTTTGCGTTATGAGGAGACTGTACTACAGCATTATCGCGCTCTTTGGGAGCTAGGCATTCCGGTTGATATGGTCGGATCGGGAGATGATCTGTCCGCTTACAAGCTGGTGATCGCACCTATGTTATATCTGATCAGCGAAGAGAATGGAAAGCGTATCGAGAAGTTTGTTGAGCAGGGCGGAACTTTCCTGGCAACCTACTGGTCTGGTGTCGTTAACGAAACGGATTTATGTCATTTGGGTGGATTCCCAGGACCGCTACGTAGAACGCTCGGCATTTGGGCAGAAGAGACCGAAGGGCTGCATAGCCGTGATTTGAATGGTGTTGTAATGCAGGCGAGCAATGCGCTTAATCTTAGTGGAGATTATGATGCGCATGAAATTGCTGAGCTGATCCACTTGGAGGGTGCGGAAGCATTAGGCACTTATCGCAGCGATTTTTATGCTGGCCGTCCAGCGCTTACGGTAAATCGTTTCGGTGAAGGAAATGCTTATCATCTCGCTACTCGTGTAAAAGACGCCTCTTTCTACGTTGAATTGTATGCTGCAATCACTGCAAAAGCGGGAATTACCCGTGCGCTTGATAGTGAGCTTCCAGCTGGTGTGACAGCGCAGCTTCGTACGGATGGAGAGAGTGATTATATTTTTGTGCAAAACTACAGCGGCAGTCCGCAAACGGTACAATTAGATGGAGCGGATTATACAGATTTGAGCTCAGGTACTGCTGCTCCGGCTGTATTGAATCTAGCGGTGAATGATCTCGCAATGTTGAAGCGTAAATCGTTAGTATAA
- a CDS encoding AraC family transcriptional regulator — MIVQNEYEVNHLLPFSLIELPRDAATLPLYPYSVGRHIQFHHVRPTGFPVHQIFLIRTGTGLFRDLESGTEIILEPGMAFAFPPDRGHEYYPTSHEPWHVGFIGIEGTQSQGMLEGIGLLPSSPYHPARFEQCWEEIGKIWHTVNTQTTSRQEEHGMEDLSITLYRLLLMLRRSESTYTSGSRLELESVRNEALAKAVGLINEHYTEPLLISNLAAAVGYSVQHFQRLFVHEYGITPHKYLQNLRLERAVQLMTENDEILVQDIALQLGMETNYFIRIFRNTYGCTPGVMKEKLLEGEQNKPT; from the coding sequence GTGATAGTACAAAATGAATATGAGGTGAATCATCTGCTTCCTTTTTCTCTGATAGAACTTCCGCGTGACGCTGCTACGCTTCCCTTATATCCCTACTCTGTAGGTCGTCATATCCAATTTCATCATGTTCGCCCTACAGGTTTTCCTGTTCATCAAATTTTTCTGATTCGTACCGGAACTGGGTTGTTTCGTGATCTGGAGAGCGGTACTGAAATCATACTAGAGCCTGGAATGGCTTTCGCCTTCCCACCGGATCGAGGACATGAATATTATCCTACCTCACATGAACCATGGCATGTGGGTTTCATCGGAATCGAAGGGACACAGTCGCAAGGAATGCTGGAGGGGATTGGCCTTCTCCCATCTTCCCCTTATCACCCTGCTCGTTTCGAACAATGTTGGGAGGAAATCGGAAAGATCTGGCATACGGTGAACACTCAGACAACTAGTCGACAAGAAGAGCATGGGATGGAAGATCTATCTATAACCCTATATCGATTACTTCTGATGTTGCGTCGGTCTGAATCCACTTACACCTCAGGCAGTCGTTTAGAACTTGAGTCCGTGCGTAATGAAGCGTTGGCTAAAGCCGTTGGACTTATTAACGAGCATTATACCGAGCCGCTCCTTATCTCCAATCTAGCAGCTGCTGTGGGTTATTCCGTCCAGCATTTCCAGCGCCTATTCGTACATGAATACGGCATAACTCCGCATAAGTATCTTCAGAATTTGCGACTAGAACGTGCGGTACAGTTAATGACGGAGAATGATGAGATTCTCGTTCAGGATATTGCGCTTCAGCTTGGCATGGAAACGAATTATTTTATACGGATTTTTCGAAATACTTATGGCTGTACGCCTGGGGTGATGAAGGAGAAACTTTTAGAGGGTGAACAAAATAAACCAACCTAG
- a CDS encoding S-layer homology domain-containing protein: MNNRFGRFAVITIVIVLAAGIFIQHISADDGAPFKDINNSYAKKEIIDLYHRNILTGTTATSFSPTQSITRAEFITVLDRLLKLDPAVSPVSPYTDVAKNAWYYGWIQAAVQLELANGTSATTFAPAKAVTRQEAAVWMVKALKQTNHTSALTSFNDRNEIASWARSAVATANDLGLMKGDNRKNFRPSDPITRQETAVLIARVLQNDSWEAELEDEPEDRIVIGWQYGQTTAQYENTVLKSNVNTLSPRWYYVGKSGAVTDSTDASLITWAKKNNKKIWAMVGNRSDQEATHQMLSSATTRNMAVNQLTAVVNKYGLDGLNIDFENVAPDDRAYLTSFITLLAEKMHALNATLSIDVSPDLGTDWTDAFDYAALGKQVNYMVMMGYDEHYDGSKLPGPNASIPFDQHAVDTVLKVVPSQKVILALPLYNRDWTLNQNGTVSSSKYMTLSEQNQIISNYGMKPVWNETLGQYVANYSKQSIKHTIWIEDGRSLIAKYDLSVKNNLAGIAYWYIGGESADIWSSLNNAEKFYDYMF, from the coding sequence GTGAACAATAGATTTGGTAGATTTGCAGTTATAACAATCGTTATAGTGCTTGCAGCCGGAATATTTATTCAACATATATCAGCTGATGATGGGGCACCTTTTAAGGATATAAATAATAGTTATGCTAAAAAAGAAATCATAGATTTATACCATCGTAACATATTAACTGGTACAACAGCGACAAGCTTTTCACCTACTCAATCGATAACTAGAGCGGAATTCATTACGGTTCTTGACCGTCTGCTAAAGCTTGATCCGGCAGTTAGTCCAGTATCTCCATATACAGATGTTGCCAAAAATGCTTGGTATTACGGCTGGATACAGGCCGCTGTTCAGCTTGAGCTGGCTAACGGCACGTCGGCAACTACTTTTGCGCCAGCAAAAGCAGTTACTAGGCAAGAAGCGGCTGTATGGATGGTCAAAGCTTTAAAGCAAACGAACCATACTTCTGCTCTAACTTCGTTCAATGATCGAAATGAAATTGCTAGCTGGGCAAGATCAGCCGTTGCTACTGCAAATGATCTAGGTTTAATGAAGGGGGATAATCGCAAGAATTTCCGACCCTCTGATCCTATAACTAGACAGGAAACAGCCGTCCTCATTGCCCGGGTGCTGCAAAATGACAGCTGGGAAGCTGAGCTTGAAGACGAGCCAGAGGATCGCATCGTTATAGGCTGGCAATATGGGCAGACGACGGCACAATACGAGAATACGGTTCTGAAGTCGAACGTCAATACGTTATCCCCACGTTGGTACTATGTTGGAAAATCAGGTGCAGTAACGGATTCAACAGATGCTTCGCTGATCACATGGGCAAAGAAGAATAACAAGAAAATATGGGCGATGGTTGGCAATCGTTCAGATCAAGAAGCGACTCATCAAATGTTGTCGAGTGCAACTACAAGGAATATGGCAGTAAATCAACTAACAGCTGTAGTAAACAAATATGGATTAGATGGACTAAATATTGATTTTGAAAATGTAGCGCCTGACGATCGTGCGTATTTGACCTCATTCATTACATTATTAGCTGAGAAAATGCATGCTCTTAACGCGACGCTGTCGATAGACGTATCTCCTGATCTTGGAACAGATTGGACAGATGCTTTTGACTACGCTGCACTAGGTAAGCAAGTGAACTATATGGTGATGATGGGTTATGACGAACATTATGATGGGAGTAAGCTTCCAGGACCCAATGCTTCAATTCCTTTTGATCAACATGCAGTGGATACAGTACTAAAGGTCGTACCTAGCCAAAAGGTTATATTGGCACTGCCTTTATATAATCGAGACTGGACGTTAAACCAGAATGGTACAGTTTCATCTTCAAAATATATGACGCTTTCTGAGCAAAATCAGATTATTAGTAACTATGGGATGAAGCCCGTATGGAATGAGACTTTAGGACAATATGTTGCCAACTATTCGAAGCAGTCCATAAAGCACACGATCTGGATTGAGGATGGTCGTTCATTAATTGCCAAATACGATTTAAGCGTTAAGAACAATCTAGCCGGGATCGCTTATTGGTATATAGGTGGGGAAAGCGCAGATATATGGTCTAGCTTAAATAATGCAGAGAAATTTTACGATTATATGTTTTAA
- a CDS encoding ABC transporter ATP-binding protein, which yields MLTIKHFTKSYKDGKKAVNDLNLVVEKGDIYGFIGHNGAGKTTTIRAVVGVLDFEEGDIEIGGHSIKKDPLACKAITAYIPDNPDLYDHLTGIQYLNFIGDLFSVSKADRELLIKKYGDEFEITSHFGDLISSYSHGMKQKLAIISALIHKPKLLVLDEPFVGLDPKAAHTLKKIMTEICSQGSAIFFSTHVLDVAEKLCNKIAIIKAGELITHGKTEEVKGDSSLEDVFLELIKHD from the coding sequence ATGTTGACAATAAAGCATTTTACCAAGAGCTATAAGGACGGTAAGAAGGCAGTGAATGACTTGAACTTAGTGGTCGAGAAAGGGGATATTTATGGCTTTATCGGTCATAATGGCGCGGGGAAAACAACGACAATTCGGGCAGTAGTAGGTGTTCTTGATTTTGAGGAGGGGGACATCGAGATTGGTGGACATTCCATCAAAAAAGATCCATTAGCCTGCAAAGCGATCACTGCGTATATTCCGGATAATCCAGATCTATACGATCATCTGACTGGCATTCAGTACTTGAATTTTATTGGTGATCTTTTTAGCGTATCGAAAGCGGATCGGGAGTTATTGATTAAAAAGTATGGCGATGAATTTGAGATTACCTCTCATTTTGGGGATTTAATCTCCTCGTATTCTCATGGTATGAAGCAGAAGCTCGCGATCATCTCAGCACTGATACATAAACCGAAACTGCTAGTTCTGGATGAGCCCTTTGTGGGACTAGATCCAAAAGCGGCTCATACGCTTAAAAAAATCATGACAGAGATATGCAGTCAGGGCAGTGCGATCTTTTTTTCAACGCATGTACTGGATGTGGCCGAAAAGCTCTGCAATAAGATTGCTATTATCAAAGCGGGAGAATTGATTACTCATGGGAAAACAGAAGAGGTGAAAGGTGACAGTAGCCTTGAAGATGTATTTTTGGAGTTGATTAAGCATGATTAA
- a CDS encoding sporulation protein, with protein MSMFKRMLASAGIGAAKVDLILHQDFVNAGDTISGTVQIQGGRVDQEVDDVYAFVKTRYLKELNDKKMEVEATVSKFLLASKFKVEAEQVYEFPVSFQLPAITPVTLGRSPVWIQTGLDIKEAIDPKDQDYLQVGPHPYAAIILDAMNQLEFHIREVTCEYAPRYGRINGLDFVQEFEFVPPSQFRNKLDELEIIFFPNEDGIELLLQIDRKARGLAGLFADALDTDESFVKIRFDHNQLTYGVDYVADQLLATIQEYV; from the coding sequence ATGTCAATGTTTAAACGAATGCTCGCGAGTGCCGGAATTGGAGCGGCTAAGGTAGATCTCATACTCCATCAAGATTTCGTGAACGCAGGTGATACGATCAGTGGTACCGTCCAAATTCAAGGCGGCCGAGTGGATCAGGAGGTCGATGACGTCTACGCATTCGTTAAGACACGTTACTTGAAAGAGCTGAACGATAAGAAGATGGAAGTGGAAGCGACGGTATCCAAATTCCTGTTAGCCAGTAAATTTAAAGTAGAGGCGGAGCAGGTCTATGAATTTCCCGTCTCATTCCAGCTTCCGGCGATAACGCCAGTGACGTTAGGTAGATCTCCGGTTTGGATTCAAACTGGACTTGATATTAAAGAGGCGATTGATCCAAAGGATCAGGATTATCTTCAAGTAGGCCCTCATCCATATGCTGCTATTATTCTGGATGCGATGAATCAGCTCGAGTTCCATATTCGTGAAGTGACTTGTGAATATGCACCGCGTTATGGCAGGATCAATGGCTTAGATTTCGTTCAAGAATTTGAATTCGTTCCTCCCTCACAGTTCCGAAATAAACTAGATGAATTAGAAATCATTTTCTTTCCAAATGAGGATGGCATTGAATTGCTTCTGCAGATTGATCGCAAGGCACGTGGTTTAGCTGGTTTGTTCGCCGATGCGCTTGATACAGATGAGAGTTTTGTGAAAATACGCTTCGATCACAATCAACTTACTTATGGAGTTGACTATGTAGCTGATCAATTGCTCGCAACGATCCAAGAGTACGTATAA
- a CDS encoding ABC transporter ATP-binding protein produces the protein MNKNNIWKRLIVYTGHYKKLAIGAVICALLSVIASLIGPLLIGSAIDFMIGPGEVDFNAVLRLLLILAAVYIVGSFFGWLLTYLTNRIAYRTVYDLRRELFDKLNVLPLKFHDNHPQGDSISRFVNDMDAVSDGLLQGFSTLLTGIITIIGAIVLMLYISPLMTLVVLLSAPATFFVARFITMRSQKMFKEQAKILGGLNGYVEEMIGGQKVVTAYHYEERAMTQFEEQNETLYQTGVKSQFYGSLSNPTTRLVNNITFSVIAMIGSIMVIRGNVTVGDLSSFLIFSNLFAKPFNEITGVITQLQSATASAQRIFAILDLSPEPADAKDAKIMNTSQGTITFEKVSFAYNPERPLINDFSLEVKPGTRVAIVGQTGAGKTTLVNLLMRFYDVDGGSIKIDGVDIKTITRDSLRRNFGMVLQDTWLFGGTIRENIAYGKPDATEEEIIAAAKAANAHSFIKRLPEGYDTKISGSGDNLSQGQKQLLTIARVMLVDPPMLILDEATSSIDTLTEVRIQKAFLKMIAGRTSFVIAHRLSTIRESDLILFMKDGDIVESGTHDELLASDGYYARLYNSQFATA, from the coding sequence ATGAACAAAAACAACATTTGGAAAAGACTAATTGTATACACAGGGCATTATAAAAAATTAGCTATAGGCGCGGTAATATGCGCATTACTCAGCGTAATTGCCAGCTTAATCGGGCCGCTGCTCATCGGTAGCGCTATTGATTTTATGATCGGGCCGGGCGAGGTTGATTTTAACGCCGTACTTAGGCTGCTTTTAATACTGGCAGCGGTATATATTGTCGGCAGCTTTTTCGGATGGCTCCTTACCTATCTGACTAATCGTATCGCATACCGGACTGTATATGACTTACGGCGGGAGCTTTTTGACAAATTAAATGTATTGCCGTTAAAATTCCACGACAATCACCCGCAAGGGGATAGCATTAGCCGGTTTGTTAACGATATGGACGCGGTCTCTGATGGACTGCTGCAAGGCTTCTCTACACTGCTTACGGGAATCATCACCATCATTGGGGCGATTGTGTTAATGCTGTACATTAGTCCTCTGATGACCCTAGTAGTTCTTCTGTCGGCACCCGCTACATTTTTCGTGGCCAGATTTATTACCATGCGCTCTCAGAAGATGTTTAAAGAACAGGCCAAGATTCTGGGGGGGCTCAATGGCTATGTGGAGGAAATGATTGGCGGGCAAAAAGTAGTCACCGCTTATCATTATGAAGAACGTGCAATGACACAATTTGAAGAACAAAATGAGACCTTGTATCAGACTGGGGTGAAATCCCAATTCTATGGTTCCTTGTCCAATCCGACCACGCGGCTGGTAAATAATATTACGTTCTCGGTCATCGCGATGATCGGAAGTATCATGGTGATTCGAGGGAATGTGACGGTAGGGGATCTGTCCAGCTTTTTGATTTTCTCCAACTTGTTCGCAAAACCATTTAATGAGATTACAGGTGTAATTACGCAGCTTCAATCGGCAACAGCATCAGCGCAGCGGATCTTCGCTATTCTCGACCTATCGCCAGAACCCGCAGATGCTAAGGACGCTAAAATCATGAATACAAGCCAAGGAACCATTACCTTCGAAAAAGTATCCTTTGCTTACAATCCAGAGCGTCCTTTGATTAACGACTTCAGTCTAGAAGTGAAGCCTGGTACCCGAGTTGCGATTGTAGGGCAGACCGGAGCGGGGAAGACGACACTGGTAAATCTGCTCATGCGTTTTTATGATGTGGATGGTGGCTCCATTAAGATTGATGGCGTGGATATTAAGACGATTACTCGTGACAGTCTGCGACGTAATTTTGGAATGGTGCTGCAGGACACTTGGCTTTTTGGCGGCACAATTAGAGAAAATATTGCTTACGGCAAGCCTGACGCTACTGAGGAAGAGATCATCGCTGCTGCTAAGGCTGCTAATGCTCACAGCTTCATTAAACGACTGCCTGAAGGATACGATACGAAGATCAGCGGCTCAGGAGATAATCTGTCTCAAGGACAAAAGCAGCTGCTTACCATAGCACGAGTGATGCTCGTAGATCCGCCTATGCTCATTTTGGATGAAGCCACCAGCAGTATTGATACGCTGACTGAAGTTCGGATTCAGAAGGCTTTTCTAAAAATGATCGCGGGTCGGACCAGCTTTGTGATTGCCCACCGTTTGTCGACAATTCGAGAGTCGGATCTCATTCTTTTTATGAAGGATGGCGACATTGTCGAGAGTGGCACCCATGATGAACTTCTAGCCAGCGACGGATATTACGCACGATTATATAATAGTCAGTTCGCGACAGCGTAG
- a CDS encoding ABC transporter ATP-binding protein codes for MFKIAVYLKPYKKEAIIGPIFKLMEAILELILPTIVALIINNGVGNHDSAYVYRMGALMVLMSLLGFGCSMVCQYYAARASQGFGTTLRNKIFKHITSFSYAELDTFGTPTLINRITNDVNQLQIAVAMLIRLVIRAPFICIGAIIMSMILDFRLSLILIAATPIFGIILYFIITRSAPLYRLYQQKLDALALVLSENLSGIRVIRAFAKRRTEKERFDASSEDLTFTAIRVSRISALLGPIATLVVNAAIIAILWVGGIHIDGGRLSQGEIIAFINYVTQILLALIVVSNLVIIFTKASSSANRVNEVLSVRASVSEEGNVVIAEPHHTARAISFDHVSFGYNTTGESALEDISVVINRGETVGLIGSTGSGKSTFVNLIPRFYDAIQGEVKVDGVNVRDYKLHQLREKIGIVPQKATLFTGTIAENIRWGKADATEEEIMQAASVAQAEEFISKLPEGLNTQVSRGGLNLSGGQKQRLTIARAVVGKPSILILDDSSSALDFATDAALRKALKMSSQEMTVLVVSQRVSTVRQADKIMVFEEGRIAGVGTHEELMRGCEVYKEICLSQLSSEESGQ; via the coding sequence TTGTTCAAAATTGCAGTATATTTAAAACCGTACAAAAAAGAAGCCATTATCGGTCCAATCTTTAAACTGATGGAAGCGATTCTGGAGCTGATTCTGCCAACCATTGTTGCGTTGATCATCAATAATGGGGTTGGAAATCATGACAGCGCCTATGTATACCGCATGGGTGCTCTGATGGTATTGATGTCTCTGCTGGGCTTCGGCTGCTCCATGGTATGCCAATACTATGCGGCACGAGCATCACAGGGGTTCGGTACGACGCTTCGTAATAAAATATTTAAACATATTACATCCTTTTCCTACGCCGAGCTAGATACGTTCGGTACGCCTACGCTGATTAACAGAATTACCAATGACGTGAACCAGCTGCAAATTGCAGTAGCTATGCTGATTCGTCTGGTTATTCGTGCGCCTTTTATTTGTATCGGGGCTATCATAATGTCCATGATTTTGGATTTTAGGTTATCGCTGATTCTAATAGCAGCAACACCGATTTTTGGCATTATTTTATATTTTATTATCACCCGCAGTGCTCCTTTGTATCGATTGTATCAACAGAAGCTGGATGCACTTGCGCTCGTTCTTAGTGAGAATTTGTCAGGGATTCGAGTCATTCGTGCATTTGCCAAAAGACGTACGGAAAAAGAACGTTTTGATGCCTCATCCGAGGATTTGACGTTTACAGCGATCAGGGTTTCACGGATTTCCGCTTTGCTTGGGCCGATAGCTACACTTGTAGTAAACGCGGCGATCATAGCTATTTTGTGGGTAGGCGGAATTCATATCGATGGGGGAAGATTGTCTCAGGGCGAGATCATCGCCTTCATCAATTACGTCACTCAAATCTTGCTGGCGCTTATAGTAGTCTCTAACTTGGTCATTATTTTTACAAAAGCCTCATCCTCTGCTAACCGTGTGAATGAAGTGTTGAGTGTTAGAGCATCCGTATCCGAGGAAGGAAATGTTGTGATAGCTGAACCTCATCATACTGCTCGTGCCATATCATTCGATCATGTATCGTTTGGTTATAATACAACAGGTGAATCGGCATTAGAGGATATATCGGTGGTCATTAACCGCGGAGAGACCGTGGGATTGATAGGCAGCACGGGTTCTGGTAAATCAACTTTTGTGAACCTGATCCCACGTTTTTATGATGCGATTCAAGGTGAAGTTAAGGTAGATGGTGTGAATGTCAGAGATTATAAGCTGCATCAGCTTCGTGAGAAAATAGGGATTGTTCCACAAAAAGCAACGCTGTTTACAGGAACCATCGCTGAGAATATTCGTTGGGGCAAGGCGGATGCAACCGAAGAAGAAATCATGCAGGCCGCCTCAGTTGCTCAGGCGGAAGAGTTTATAAGTAAATTACCCGAGGGTTTAAATACGCAGGTATCCCGTGGTGGACTTAACTTATCCGGTGGACAAAAGCAGCGCTTGACCATAGCTCGTGCAGTAGTAGGTAAGCCGTCGATTCTTATTCTGGATGACTCCTCCAGTGCACTGGATTTCGCCACCGATGCAGCTCTACGCAAGGCGCTTAAAATGAGCAGCCAGGAAATGACCGTACTCGTTGTCTCGCAGAGGGTAAGTACTGTAAGGCAAGCGGATAAAATTATGGTGTTTGAGGAAGGGCGGATCGCCGGTGTCGGTACCCATGAGGAGCTGATGCGTGGTTGTGAAGTGTACAAAGAAATCTGCCTGTCCCAGCTATCGAGTGAGGAGTCGGGCCAATGA